The DNA window ACATATGTATCGAGATGCTCAAATGATTCGACTTTTCGTTGTTGATATTGCACAGTAGCAACTCGCACAACTTTTTTGGGTATTGAAACAGATTGACCTGTCACCAATTCAGCTTGATACTTAGGATTATGCCAAATCATATGTACTGCATAACCATGTGAGTCATTATCTCTTGGCAAATAATTATCAATGATCCCCAATATTTCAAAACCATTGCGGATTTGAAAAGAGATAGTTGAGTCTCTTGTCTTTTTTTCTACTACCGATTGAAGATAGTTCTCAGGAGTCTTAAACTTTTTGATCTTCTTGCCAAGGTCAGCCATTCTTGCACCAAAGACAATACCCTTGAGCTTCAGTTTTTCGCATAATCTTTGTCTCTCACTGTAGAGTCTTTGACCGATACGTTGCCCTCTAAACTCTGGATCAACACAAACCTCCATGCCATAAAGCACATCTCCCTTGGGATTATGCCTAGAAGCATAACCATTGCCAGTTATTTCTTTCCAGCTATGCTTTTTAAGAATCTCTTTTTCATCAATAATAAAAGTAGAACAGAAACCTATTACGCGTCCCTCGTATTCAGCAAGGAACTGCCCTTGTCCAAAATTATTAATCTGTGCAAGCAACATCACAGCAGTATAAGCTTGCACATCAGGATAAACCAATTTGCAAATACGGATCAAGTCAGGTATATCAGTTCAACTGAATTTCAAATTATGATTTTAGGCTTAGATTGAGGACTAATTGTCATATGAGTATTCTAACAACAAATGGCGTATTTAAGGACACGCTCAAAACTTCGTTTTTAGCGTGTCCTTAATGTACTTGCTTAGCAGCAAGATACACCCCTGCAATTCTCTGAAAATCGCAATCACCAATTGGCTTCACCATGACAAATTGTTCCAATTTATTTTCAAAATCATCCAAAATAGACTGAGCCCAACCGCTACCAGTCTCTTGAACGAAGTCTTCAAGTGCAACTCGTAAAAAATCTCCATGCTCACTAACAAGATTCGCAATCTCAATACCATCATAATTTATTCTCTTGTCAAACTTGCCATCAATGTCATAGACAAGTGCAATGCCGCCGGTCATTCCAGCAGCAAAATTGATTCCTGTTTCACCAAGTACTACAACTAAGCCACCAGTCATATACTCACAGCAATGATCACCAACTCCTTCTAGAATTGCAATCGCACCAGAATTTCTAATAGCAAACCTCTCTCCTGCTTGCCCGCTCAAATAGAGCTTGCCGCCGGTAGCGCCATAAAGACAACCATTGCCTGCAATTGGAGTATCTTGCGAAGCATAACAATGCCCCTTCGGTGGGTGGATCACTATCTTGCCACCAGCCATACCTTTGCCAACGTAATCATTGGCATCTCCTTCAAGATACAAATTAAGCCCGTTAAGATTCCAAACGCCAAAACTCTGTCCAGCTGAACCATTGAACCTAAAACTGATCTCAGACTTAGTGAGTCCCTGATTACCATATCTTCTTGCAATCTCACCTGAGATCAATGCAGCAATAGAACGATCTGTATTTTGTATTGAATATTCTAGTTCTAAAGAAGTTTCATTCTCAATCGCTTCCTTGGCGTCACAAAGCATTCTATTTGCAAGTATTGCTTTGTCAAAAGGATCATTTTTATCCTGCATGCAGTAACGAGGTTTATCTATCAAGTCATCAACTACTTGGGTAAATATTCCAAGAGAGAGATTTTTTTGTTTCTCTGTTATTCCAGGAAGAAGTTCAAGAAACTCAGTTTTACCAATAATCTCCTCAATAGACTTGACTCCAAGCGCTGCTAGTATCTCTCTAACTTCCATTGCCACAAATCGAAGGTAAGCCTCGGCGTGATCAGGTGCTCCTTTATAATACTTCTCTCTGAGACTCGGATCTTGAGTTGCAATCCCAGTAGGGCAAGTGTTCAAGTGGCAAATCCTCAAAAAACGACAGCCTAAAGAAACCAAAACTGCTGTACCAAATCCATAAAGCTCAGCACCTAGGATAGCTGCCTTGACTACATCCAAGCCTACTTTAAAACCACCATCTACTTGCAAGCGTACTTTATCTCTTAGATTATTCTTTCTAAGAACCAAATTAGTTTCAGCTAAACCAAGCTCCCAAGGTATACCAGCATAACGAATTGAAGAAACTGGGCTTGCCCCAGTACCGCCATCATGTCCGGCAATCGTAATAGAATCAGCATAAGTCTTTGCAACACCCGTTGCAACCGTCCCGACACCAGCCCCGGCAACTAGCTTGACTGAAACAAGTGCATCAGGATTTATTTGTTTCAGATCAAAAATCAATTGTGCCAAATCTTCAATTGAATAAATATCATGGTGTGGTGGTGGCGAAATCAACGTGGTGCCAGGTTTGGTATAGCGCAGCTTGGCAATCATTTCATTTACCTTGAAACCAGGTAACTGACCGCCCTCGCCGGGCTTGGCTCCTTGAGAGATCTTGATCTGCAACTCATCAGCGTTAACTAGATATTCAGGTGTGACACCAAAGCGCCCAGAAGCTACTTGTTTAATACGAGAATTTTTCTCAGTATTGAATCGAGCCGAGTCCTCACCACCCTCTCCAGAATTGGATTTACCTCCAAGGCGATTCATAGCAATAGCAATAGCCTCATGAGCTTCAGGTGAAATTGCTCCAAGTGACATCGCTGCAGATGAGAAGCGCTTGGTGATTGCTTCTACTGGTTCAACTAAATCAAGAGGGATTGGCTTAGCTGAGTATTTTAATTTGAATAGATCTCGAAGAGCAGTGATTGGTTTTTGAGCAAGTAGGCTAGTAAATTCTTTGTATTTTTCATAGTCATTAGAGCTTGCTGCTAAGCGCAAAGCATTAATCACATCAGGATTAAAAATATGATATTCAGTCTTCGGTCTGAATTTAATGAGTCCACCATTCTCCATATCTTTAGTAGGGTCCCAAGCAGCTTGACTAAGTGACCGAGCATCTTTTTCTAAATCATCAAAACCGGCTCCCTGAATGCGGCTGATAGTGCCAGGAAAACAAAGATCAATAACTTCTTCATGAATCCCTATCGCCTCAAAAAGCTGCGCTCCTCTATAACTATTGATAGTTGAAATTCCCATCTTAGAAAGAATTTTCATTAAGCCCTTATTGAGCCCATCACGGTAAGTTTCCATTAAGGCAACAGTGTCATCGGTCTTGATCTCATTTCGTTGAGCCATAAAATAAAGCTCTTGATAAGCAAGGTAAGGATAGATGACGGTAGCACCAAAACCAACAAGGGCAGCACAATGATGAGCATCTCTTACTGTCCCTGTTTCAACACATAAGTTAGCATCACTGCGTAAGCCTTCTTTGAAAAGTCTTGCGTTAATAGCACCAACAGCAAGCAAAGCATGAATAGGAACGCGATTGCGCTTGATACGTCTATCTGTGATAAAGAGCATAACCTTGCCGTTTCTGACAGCGGTCTCAGCCTTGTCGCAAATCTTGACAATTGCATCTTTCAGATTACTTGATTCATGATAGGTGATGTCAATGGTTTCGTAGCTAAAATGCGGATCATCGGGTTGTAACAATAATTTAAAAGTAGATCTTGAAATCACCGGAGAACGAACTTCAATCTTGTAAGCATTTTCAGAACTATCAACAAAGGGATTGGCTTCCTTGCCAAGACAAGTAGAAAGTGACATCACCCGTTTTTCACGAATTGGATCAATCGCCGGATTAGTTACCTGAGCAAATTGCTGCCTAAAATATTCATAAAGCGGACGTACTTTCTCTGAAAGCACCGCAAGTGGAGTATCGTCTCCCATTGAGCTAGTCGCCTCTGCTCCGTCCTGGGCAAGTGGTTTGAGGATTTGGGTTCTTTCTTCTTTGGTTAATTGAAATTGTTTTTCATAGATCTTAAGCTCATGCTCAAATATCGGATCGCAGCCGGGTATCTCTTCAATAAAGTCAGGTCTATATTGCTTAGAAAAACTAGAGACCCAGGTTTTATATTCATTATTTTTAGTAAGATGCTTATTGATTTCTGCTTGTCTCAAAATTGTGCCTTGTTTAAAGTCAATTGCTAGTATTGAACCAGGCTTGATGCGACCTTTCTCTATAACATCAGCATCATTATAGTCATAGACCCCAATCTCAGAAGCCACTGTAATAGTTCTATCTTTAGTAATCACATAACGAGCCGGTCTCAAACCATTCTTGTCAAGCGCACAAACCGCATAATCACCATCAGTGAGTACCAAGGCAGCTGGTCCATCCCATGGGTCCATAAATGAAGCATAAAACTCATAGAAAGATCTCAAATCCGGTTCCATCAACTCATCATTTTGCCAAGCTGGTGGAATCAAAATAGTAATTGCTTTGATGATATCCATACCAATCATCAAGAGCCCCTCAAGCATATTGTCAAGGCTTAGTGAGTCAGAGCCAGTTTTGCAAACCAAAGGTAGCAACTCATGAAAATTGGGTATCAAAGGAGTTTGATACTTGGACTCCCTTGAATAAGACCAATTACGATTGCCTTTAATCGTATTGATTTCACCATTGTGCGCTAGGTACCTAAAAGGCTGAGCGAGCTTCCACATCGGAAAAGTATTAGTAGAAAATCTCTGGTGATACAGACAAAGTGATGTCTTAAAACGTGGATCTGCCAAATCCAAAAAGAACTTGTTCAAATTGTGAGGCATTAATAAGCCTTTATATGAGAGGGTTTTACAAGAACAACTGGCGATATAGAAATCGGGTTGCCTCTCACCTAAACCAATTCTTGTTTTTC is part of the Cyanobacteriota bacterium genome and encodes:
- a CDS encoding GNAT family N-acetyltransferase, which codes for MIRICKLVYPDVQAYTAVMLLAQINNFGQGQFLAEYEGRVIGFCSTFIIDEKEILKKHSWKEITGNGYASRHNPKGDVLYGMEVCVDPEFRGQRIGQRLYSERQRLCEKLKLKGIVFGARMADLGKKIKKFKTPENYLQSVVEKKTRDSTISFQIRNGFEILGIIDNYLPRDNDSHGYAVHMIWHNPKYQAELVTGQSVSIPKKVVRVATVQYQQRKVESFEHLDTYV
- the gltB gene encoding glutamate synthase large subunit; this translates as MTYAGSLLKMPSLYHPEFERDNCGFGLIANIDDKPSHNLLETAITSLARLTHRGAVAPDGITGDGCGILVKMPKGFFKEIALENNIELPEKYAVISVFVNRDQAIASSALSWLRKELRTVGLEVLWERLVPVDESYCGKEALESIPCFMQVFVKPNEANLQIDEKEFDRKLYIARRKTRIGLGERQPDFYIASCSCKTLSYKGLLMPHNLNKFFLDLADPRFKTSLCLYHQRFSTNTFPMWKLAQPFRYLAHNGEINTIKGNRNWSYSRESKYQTPLIPNFHELLPLVCKTGSDSLSLDNMLEGLLMIGMDIIKAITILIPPAWQNDELMEPDLRSFYEFYASFMDPWDGPAALVLTDGDYAVCALDKNGLRPARYVITKDRTITVASEIGVYDYNDADVIEKGRIKPGSILAIDFKQGTILRQAEINKHLTKNNEYKTWVSSFSKQYRPDFIEEIPGCDPIFEHELKIYEKQFQLTKEERTQILKPLAQDGAEATSSMGDDTPLAVLSEKVRPLYEYFRQQFAQVTNPAIDPIREKRVMSLSTCLGKEANPFVDSSENAYKIEVRSPVISRSTFKLLLQPDDPHFSYETIDITYHESSNLKDAIVKICDKAETAVRNGKVMLFITDRRIKRNRVPIHALLAVGAINARLFKEGLRSDANLCVETGTVRDAHHCAALVGFGATVIYPYLAYQELYFMAQRNEIKTDDTVALMETYRDGLNKGLMKILSKMGISTINSYRGAQLFEAIGIHEEVIDLCFPGTISRIQGAGFDDLEKDARSLSQAAWDPTKDMENGGLIKFRPKTEYHIFNPDVINALRLAASSNDYEKYKEFTSLLAQKPITALRDLFKLKYSAKPIPLDLVEPVEAITKRFSSAAMSLGAISPEAHEAIAIAMNRLGGKSNSGEGGEDSARFNTEKNSRIKQVASGRFGVTPEYLVNADELQIKISQGAKPGEGGQLPGFKVNEMIAKLRYTKPGTTLISPPPHHDIYSIEDLAQLIFDLKQINPDALVSVKLVAGAGVGTVATGVAKTYADSITIAGHDGGTGASPVSSIRYAGIPWELGLAETNLVLRKNNLRDKVRLQVDGGFKVGLDVVKAAILGAELYGFGTAVLVSLGCRFLRICHLNTCPTGIATQDPSLREKYYKGAPDHAEAYLRFVAMEVREILAALGVKSIEEIIGKTEFLELLPGITEKQKNLSLGIFTQVVDDLIDKPRYCMQDKNDPFDKAILANRMLCDAKEAIENETSLELEYSIQNTDRSIAALISGEIARRYGNQGLTKSEISFRFNGSAGQSFGVWNLNGLNLYLEGDANDYVGKGMAGGKIVIHPPKGHCYASQDTPIAGNGCLYGATGGKLYLSGQAGERFAIRNSGAIAILEGVGDHCCEYMTGGLVVVLGETGINFAAGMTGGIALVYDIDGKFDKRINYDGIEIANLVSEHGDFLRVALEDFVQETGSGWAQSILDDFENKLEQFVMVKPIGDCDFQRIAGVYLAAKQVH